In Candidatus Bathyarchaeota archaeon, one genomic interval encodes:
- a CDS encoding NAD(P)H-hydrate dehydratase — MQANVITSREMRALEMNAEYYGVSRLQLMENAGRSVASEVSTRFQPKKTRVAIFCGLGGNGGDGFVAARHLLSLAYQVEVIVAGKTVDIRHEAAVKNWSALQSLKNSVRVHEVTDSSQVPDIKADVVVDALLGIGLKGAPRQPVLQLIRAINGMQAFCLAVDTPTGLDSDSGEVLGEVAEADLTVTFHKAKPGLLKAKEYVGELLVQNIGLPEIFETFAGPGDVALTVKQRPAESHKGDFGKLLVVGGSEAYSGAPALVALAALRTGVDLAYVAAPEKTAYAISSMTPNLITIKLEGVHLGSDNVSQIKQYLGRVTAVVIGPGLELHTETKRAVKEIVTAAEETKTPLLLDADGLKAFAEFKRPLQVPLVLTPHAEEYSILTGKGLPSSLEEKAEKVRKTAAKLNAVILLKGHTDVISDGRKVKLNFSGNPGMTVGGTGDVLSGVVGAFLAQQADPFEAAVAGAFINGAAGDFVKSEKGCHMVATDLLDWIPKVIDDPMSHLKVRKSAP; from the coding sequence ATGCAAGCTAACGTCATAACTAGCCGAGAAATGCGTGCTCTCGAAATGAACGCTGAATATTACGGCGTCTCCCGTTTACAACTCATGGAAAACGCTGGTCGCAGCGTTGCCTCTGAAGTCTCCACTCGATTCCAGCCTAAAAAGACACGTGTCGCAATCTTCTGCGGCTTAGGTGGAAATGGCGGTGACGGATTTGTAGCAGCCCGCCACCTCCTTTCTCTAGCGTATCAGGTGGAAGTCATAGTTGCAGGTAAGACCGTCGATATTAGGCATGAAGCGGCGGTGAAGAACTGGTCGGCTCTACAATCTTTGAAGAACTCTGTAAGAGTGCATGAAGTCACCGATTCATCTCAAGTTCCTGACATCAAGGCGGATGTTGTTGTTGACGCGTTATTAGGCATCGGATTAAAAGGAGCCCCGCGACAACCAGTTTTGCAGCTGATTAGGGCGATAAATGGAATGCAAGCTTTTTGCTTGGCTGTTGATACTCCAACTGGTCTGGATTCAGATTCTGGCGAAGTGTTAGGTGAGGTTGCTGAAGCCGATTTGACAGTCACATTTCATAAAGCAAAGCCAGGTTTGCTAAAAGCAAAGGAGTATGTAGGTGAACTGCTGGTACAAAATATTGGGCTGCCCGAAATTTTTGAAACCTTCGCAGGACCGGGCGACGTCGCCCTAACTGTCAAACAGCGCCCTGCTGAATCGCACAAAGGAGATTTTGGCAAGCTACTAGTTGTAGGCGGAAGCGAAGCTTATTCGGGTGCCCCTGCTCTTGTTGCTCTCGCGGCTCTCCGCACCGGTGTGGATTTGGCTTATGTTGCTGCTCCTGAAAAGACAGCTTACGCAATTTCCTCAATGACGCCAAATTTAATAACAATCAAACTTGAAGGCGTCCACCTTGGCTCAGATAATGTTTCGCAAATCAAGCAGTATCTGGGAAGGGTAACGGCAGTGGTTATAGGTCCGGGTCTTGAGCTTCATACAGAAACTAAGAGGGCTGTTAAAGAGATTGTGACCGCTGCAGAAGAGACAAAAACACCATTGCTGCTAGACGCTGATGGACTGAAAGCTTTTGCAGAATTCAAGCGCCCACTGCAGGTTCCGCTGGTTTTGACGCCTCACGCTGAAGAATACTCCATCTTAACTGGCAAAGGATTGCCATCCAGCCTTGAAGAAAAAGCTGAAAAGGTGAGGAAAACAGCTGCGAAACTTAACGCTGTGATTTTGTTGAAGGGGCACACTGACGTAATTTCTGATGGCAGAAAGGTGAAGTTGAACTTTTCAGGCAATCCAGGTATGACTGTAGGCGGGACGGGTGACGTGCTTTCTGGAGTTGTTGGCGCGTTTCTGGCCCAGCAGGCTGACCCGTTTGAGGCTGCGGTGGCTGGTGCTTTCATTAATGGTGCTGCCGGCGACTTTGTAAAAAGCGAAAAGGGCTGTCATATGGTGGCTACGGACTTGCTGGATTGGATTCCAAAGGTTATAGATGACCCAATGTCGCATTTGAAGGTGCGAAAGAGTGCACCCTAA
- a CDS encoding DUF367 family protein translates to MVVYHARQCDPRKCSALKLKRHNLVWVVHQTRELPRGVVILNPFAERAFSPSDRERIEKRGLVALDLSWKHADDVKRLLNLRGVSRCLPYLIAANPINYGKPTKLSTVEALAAALIIAGFNREGEKMLSVFKWGHTFLSLNEELLEVYVQARDSGEVVELQKQFMD, encoded by the coding sequence ATCGTTGTCTACCACGCTAGGCAGTGTGATCCGCGAAAATGTTCAGCGCTCAAGCTGAAACGTCATAATCTTGTTTGGGTTGTCCATCAGACACGAGAGTTGCCCAGAGGCGTGGTGATTCTGAACCCGTTTGCCGAGAGGGCGTTTTCGCCCAGTGATCGTGAACGAATTGAGAAGAGGGGTCTTGTGGCTTTGGATTTGAGCTGGAAACATGCTGATGACGTGAAACGGCTTCTTAATTTGCGAGGGGTGTCACGTTGTCTGCCATATTTAATCGCCGCAAATCCAATTAATTATGGGAAACCGACTAAGCTTAGTACTGTTGAGGCGTTGGCTGCGGCACTTATTATTGCAGGCTTTAATAGGGAGGGGGAGAAGATGCTTTCGGTTTTCAAGTGGGGGCACACGTTTCTCAGTCTTAATGAGGAGTTGTTAGAGGTTTATGTGCAGGCTCGTGATAGTGGCGAGGTTGTTGAGCTGCAGAAACAGTTTATGGATTAG
- a CDS encoding TldD/PmbA family protein yields MSLDLAVKALEEAVKAGASYADVRIGEILDETLTVKNGVPEDTNLSQTRGFGIRVVIKGAWGFAASIDLTKKEVAEVARKAVAIAKASAKVKKKAISLNRAAGKKGKYSTPMKKNPFNIPLEEKMEILTDAERTAAKQSPLIKVSYAFFRSKQEKKMFMSTEGAEIRQQINWCGGGIMSVAIKNGDVQRRSYPSSFRGNFATSGYEFFKSLNLTKYAKQVAKEAVQLLKAEKCPSTTTDLIIPSDQLALQIHESCGHPTELDRALGMEADYAGTSFLTPDKLDELRYGSKHVNIVADATVPGGLGTFGYDDEGTAAKKVYLVKEGIFVGYQSSRETAALLKLKESSGGMRADSPLAIPLIRMTNINLLPGDWKAEELIEDTQKGILMQTNRSWSIDDKRLNFQFGTEIGWVIKKGSKEKMIRNPTYTGITPQFWGSCDAVSKDDWLMWGTPNCGKGVPAQVMYVGHGCGTARFRKVRVGLIK; encoded by the coding sequence ATGTCACTCGACCTTGCAGTGAAAGCTTTAGAGGAAGCGGTTAAAGCAGGGGCATCATACGCCGACGTCAGGATCGGAGAGATTTTGGACGAGACTTTAACTGTGAAAAACGGTGTTCCAGAAGATACTAATTTGTCACAGACGAGAGGCTTCGGAATACGTGTTGTTATAAAAGGTGCTTGGGGATTCGCAGCATCAATAGATTTGACAAAGAAAGAAGTTGCAGAAGTGGCTCGTAAAGCTGTTGCAATTGCAAAAGCCAGTGCGAAAGTTAAGAAGAAAGCTATATCATTGAATAGAGCCGCAGGCAAAAAAGGCAAGTATTCAACACCAATGAAGAAAAACCCGTTCAATATTCCTTTAGAAGAAAAAATGGAAATTTTGACGGACGCAGAACGTACAGCTGCAAAACAGTCACCTTTGATCAAAGTGTCATACGCCTTCTTCAGGTCGAAACAAGAGAAAAAAATGTTCATGAGCACAGAAGGTGCCGAAATTCGTCAACAGATAAACTGGTGCGGCGGAGGCATTATGAGTGTAGCAATCAAAAATGGCGATGTACAACGTCGTTCTTATCCGAGTTCGTTCCGTGGCAACTTCGCAACAAGTGGATACGAATTCTTCAAATCTTTGAACCTAACTAAATACGCAAAACAAGTTGCAAAAGAAGCCGTCCAGTTACTTAAAGCAGAAAAATGCCCCTCCACAACTACAGATTTAATCATACCAAGCGACCAGCTGGCACTTCAAATTCACGAAAGCTGCGGACACCCCACCGAGCTTGACAGAGCCCTAGGCATGGAAGCCGACTACGCAGGCACAAGCTTCCTCACACCTGACAAACTGGACGAACTAAGATACGGTTCAAAGCACGTCAATATTGTTGCTGACGCAACGGTTCCAGGTGGGTTGGGTACATTCGGATATGATGACGAAGGGACAGCCGCTAAGAAAGTCTATCTTGTGAAAGAAGGCATATTCGTCGGCTATCAGTCTTCGCGGGAAACCGCAGCGTTACTTAAGCTGAAAGAAAGCAGCGGTGGCATGCGAGCAGACTCACCTTTGGCCATACCCCTGATTCGAATGACAAATATCAACTTGCTGCCAGGCGACTGGAAAGCAGAAGAACTTATTGAAGACACGCAGAAAGGAATTTTGATGCAGACAAACAGGTCATGGAGCATAGATGACAAACGACTGAACTTTCAATTTGGCACCGAAATCGGCTGGGTAATCAAAAAAGGGAGCAAGGAAAAAATGATTAGAAATCCAACATACACTGGCATCACACCGCAATTTTGGGGTTCATGCGACGCTGTAAGTAAAGATGATTGGTTGATGTGGGGAACACCTAATTGTGGCAAAGGAGTGCCTGCACAAGTTATGTATGTTGGACATGGTTGCGGCACGGCTCGTTTTAGAAAAGTCAGAGTGGGGCTAATCAAGTAA
- a CDS encoding TldD/PmbA family protein yields MAAKRLLEIAEKTVELALEHKVDQAQAAAFFVDSALTRYANSQIHQNVASKKGGVAIKVVVGKKVGTLRVNSFEKKQIEEAMKKAIKFAQVTPPNKDFRSLPKPMKWTLIKGTFDKKTAECTPDFRAEKVKEAIETAHSKSQLVNAVAGSFFTGSFAFAVANSLGISAYAKISSASLQTTVISKTKDSQGFGSAEQHSRRIKDIDPVKISSQAAEKSVKSVNPKKIPTGEYEVVLSPRAVAGLLMYLAYIGFSATTYQDGQSFVKYNLNKQVFDKKLNVKDDPRDAKTLYSFPVDGEGVPKKKMQLIENGKVSAESICYDSFTAGKEEGKKSTGHALPPIFGFYVNRPMPFNVLVAFGDSSMEEMVQETKHGIFVTRFHYTNPIEPTKAILTGLTRDGTFLIKKGEITKPVMNLRYTDSMLSALKGIPMIGKHREIVEEVTAPAMKLQKLRFTGITRY; encoded by the coding sequence ATGGCCGCAAAAAGACTGTTAGAAATCGCTGAAAAAACCGTTGAACTTGCATTAGAGCATAAGGTAGACCAAGCACAAGCTGCTGCATTTTTCGTAGACTCTGCGTTAACACGATATGCTAACTCGCAAATCCATCAGAACGTTGCCTCAAAAAAAGGTGGAGTGGCGATAAAAGTAGTTGTTGGCAAGAAAGTTGGGACATTACGTGTTAATTCCTTTGAGAAAAAACAAATCGAAGAAGCGATGAAAAAAGCCATCAAATTCGCCCAAGTAACACCCCCAAATAAAGACTTTAGAAGCCTCCCCAAGCCAATGAAGTGGACACTGATAAAAGGAACATTCGATAAGAAAACGGCAGAATGTACACCAGACTTTAGAGCTGAAAAAGTAAAAGAAGCCATCGAAACAGCACACTCAAAATCCCAATTGGTCAACGCAGTTGCCGGATCCTTTTTCACAGGATCTTTCGCTTTCGCTGTTGCCAATTCACTTGGAATTTCGGCTTATGCAAAAATCTCATCAGCCTCCCTGCAGACAACCGTTATCTCAAAGACAAAGGATTCGCAGGGGTTTGGATCAGCAGAGCAGCATTCTAGGCGGATAAAAGACATCGATCCCGTGAAAATTAGTAGTCAAGCAGCAGAAAAATCAGTAAAAAGCGTGAATCCAAAGAAAATTCCCACTGGAGAATACGAGGTAGTTCTTTCGCCCCGAGCTGTGGCAGGACTTCTCATGTATCTTGCATACATTGGTTTTTCAGCAACAACCTATCAAGACGGACAATCCTTCGTTAAATATAACTTGAACAAACAGGTGTTTGACAAAAAACTGAACGTAAAAGACGATCCAAGAGACGCAAAGACGCTGTATTCCTTTCCAGTAGATGGCGAAGGTGTTCCAAAAAAGAAGATGCAGCTTATTGAGAACGGCAAAGTCTCGGCAGAGAGCATTTGTTATGACTCCTTTACTGCTGGAAAAGAAGAGGGTAAGAAGAGCACTGGACACGCATTGCCTCCGATATTCGGGTTTTATGTAAATAGACCTATGCCTTTCAACGTCTTAGTAGCTTTTGGTGACTCGTCTATGGAAGAAATGGTACAGGAAACAAAACATGGTATATTTGTGACAAGATTTCACTACACCAATCCGATTGAGCCAACCAAAGCAATTCTCACTGGGCTAACAAGAGACGGCACGTTTCTCATCAAGAAAGGTGAAATCACCAAACCAGTAATGAACCTACGTTACACAGATAGCATGCTATCGGCTCTGAAGGGAATCCCGATGATTGGCAAACATCGTGAAATAGTGGAAGAGGTCACGGCACCTGCAATGAAACTGCAGAAACTCCGCTTCACCGGAATAACCCGATACTGA